The Bos taurus isolate L1 Dominette 01449 registration number 42190680 breed Hereford chromosome 18, ARS-UCD2.0, whole genome shotgun sequence genome has a window encoding:
- the EIF3K gene encoding eukaryotic translation initiation factor 3 subunit K — protein MAMFEQMRANVGKLLKGIDRYNPENLATLERYVETQAKENAYDLEANLAVLKLYQFNPAFFQTTVTAQILLKALTNLPHTDFTLCKCMIDQAHQEERPIRQILYLGDLLETCHFQAFWQALDENMDLLEGITGFEDSVRKFICHVVGITYQHIDRWLLAEMLGDLTDSQLKVWMSKYGWSADESGQIFICSQEESIKPKNIVEKIDFDSVSSIMASSQ, from the exons ATGGCGATGTTTGAGCAGATGAGAGCGAACGTGGGCAAGTTGCTCAAGGGGATCGACAG GTACAACCCTGAGAACCTGGCCACCCTGGAGCGCTATGTGGAGACACAGGCCAAAGAAAATGCCTATGATCTGGAAGCCAACCTGGCTGTCCTGAAACT GTACCAGTTCAACCCGGCCTTCTTCCAGACCACGGTCACCGCCCAGATCCTGCTGAAGGCCCTCACCAACCTGCCCCACACCGACTTCACGCTGTGCAAGTGCATGATCGACCAGGCCCAC CAAGAAGAACGGCCCATCCGGCAGATTTTGTACCTCGGAGACCTGCTGGAGACCTGCCACTTCCAAGCCTTCTGG CAAGCCCTGGATGAAAACATGGACCTCCTGGAAGGTATAACCGGCTTTGAAGACTCTGTCCGAAAAT TTATCTGCCATGTCGTGGGCATCACGTATCAACACATCGATCGCTGGCTGCTGGCTGAGATGCTCGGGGATCTGACAG ACAGCCAGCTAAAGGTGTGGATGAGCAAGTACGGCTGGAGTGCTGACGAGTCGGGCCAGATCTTCATCTGCAGCCAGGAGGAGAGCATAAAGCCCAAGAACATCGTGGAGAAGATCGACTTTGACA GTGTGTCCAGCATCATGGCCTCCTCCCAGTAA